From the Musa acuminata AAA Group cultivar baxijiao chromosome BXJ3-7, Cavendish_Baxijiao_AAA, whole genome shotgun sequence genome, one window contains:
- the LOC135643151 gene encoding uncharacterized protein LOC135643151 isoform X2, with protein MPEAGGGTANRGGGVDEPEDIIDILPLELVRSQLIPPAPNRRGSAIDWLPEFGGASWIAYGASSLLVISHFPSPLSDHERQLGPFFRQVIEPPPGGEPADLSAVSWCPAIPSEGEIAAALGNSIFVYLPVPGGESGSFSWKQTVGFVETFSIETIGWTGSGDGLVAAGAEVVLWNRKKGYSWEMSWKLKAEVPQTIVSATQFAQGSVATAPQALMQHDKVISGDLHSSVSDETKHVLVYHDDGKSGITKVQLCHPQPVLMIQWRPFSGMQLQKDAFPAWRDMLLTCCLDGTVRLWSEIDNGRPRKFNKDMHDQKHMRRLFHVVAVIEMNQSLKGTLGRNIFVKWALELGGVIEKGEGDCYSLLSSHTECEQIGKCEWLIGVGPNFSITFWAIHCLDDVSPTRFPRVTMWKKADLIDLKGSNFLHCNFSETMGQPILVKVVASRCRLFGPPSSCSLLQLLPDNSISWSQLYSSSENTEDGILSKITKERSLSCFAGSALSEHGHTGRIIQIAVHPYSRDIELAVSLDSHGLLLFWSLSTLSESILGVHTHIHPMWKLMGHIDLPVSSPDCKFSCLVWAPSVLEENRFLLVGHEDGIDCFMIEDSLKGESILSHKILTIPFGGQTNGASPDQMFATPISCGVGQSSCYSSFSLLCVWIRNFQTLSWKVILHMSGTSGILSSDVKGLAISEEGRCTSSSGKFYYANSFRQSSNLPTPQCCGEVTSVAVVSPSSCLPSIQQASSNDFPSSYFGYHMATGYSDGTLRLWRVCHVQSEHSDTEYVPWELAGTFTAHEGPVNAVSLASFGSKVATTSICGPNSTSSLHIWESVKLTGGGSFVLEDAIFLKGTVVALSWLALGNGQTLLGICLPMELRIYSQKRSSIHSFVHSDKSKEIHSWYCIAITSSLTIVRDFFWGPKMTAVLVHEKHFSVYSQWLFRSNSPCCDDSVAYVNRMQENLFCASDTDRNIFKTQEQLKTGSSGKIFQQDYAPDTRNRLFSILDISNKLDGTLALYHPEALIQYIYSGNWKRAKVIVKHFVKCVSCSKTSSSIMKGNQCGKSSYNVPEVHLSTYFEDNNSVNSSSERLFWGQGTTSEEPTLHFQGNSLQLLDSKLEANTFGRISTADEKSEIMDLIETLEKSDGIAGMTDLEKTQILVILDLLNEISDARATSAYKSLDEAGRRFWVSVRFQHLYFIRKFGKMVAEELVINSRLAAWAFLSDCQDDLLSSVLSTEPSWLEMRNLGIGLWYTNVSQLRTRMEKLARSQYLKNKNPKDCALLYLALNRLQVLSGLFKISKDEKDKVLFGFLSRNFQEEKNKAAALKNAYVLMGRHQLELAIAFFLLGGDPSSAVTVCAKNLGDEQLALVICRLIEGYGGPLERQLILSILLPNALEKGDYWLSSLLEWTLGNYSQSVKRLVDFRTKHVSCNLVALHNHAFLSDPDIGRYCMILATRNSFRCSVGENVAAAFSKLAAFLAASALNRCGIPLDALECLSSSLSIEGMDHKNMSGVENHDLFQGILNPFSSDACNWLLESVAHQLELDVKLNMALRYISSYLRNHPRWPSINLSKSRKAISSDYVAYQDEEFQQLKLDLGMIISMFDRKFSLRPVGLANMVLLFADNKGLIFLGYQLLYVNNSLEGEDNHRTLDMVLDPALIRLLFKATEEILCFLARFVVSINFTYSMLNPVCDSNTKSREYSHDQLLSVFCLQNMLYLINIFRLIFSCQKKIVPEDLTLWSLVFDLLEFYVNFASACIRRNIKELILMIHPIVNAFINDEVSFEVAYGKLRELSRQTSLLVHDASNDEAGFISDSGFQQKHSEVRESSIPEDERWQILGVCLWLHMLNFTKLGLSKFPANEECFDVRSIKNVIDTFPFASANSLVNALRYVSSSLVKLLASFLKQKALKGSPVNSIVWLDECARSHPCSLQNCLNQGLDSLQLPDNEQQPSLKILWDVSVSPSEICAYFAKEKVGSFPCNHQNQFASWKDVQRNISSENENADSLDNREGEKIGGNGLYKETKSGHDGTVLDKDIFLETNRKHLGPRGDVTFFNNPKEVMKRSGELFEAICFNSINENEVALASNKKGLIFFNLEDKEHFRQQAEYIWSVSDWPQDGWAGCESTPVPTYVSQGIGLGNKRGAHLGLGGATIGVGSLARPGKDLTGGGAFGIPGYAGIGAVGLGWGEEEDFEEFRDPPATVENIHSRALSRHPSMPFLLVGSSNTHVYLWEFGKDRATATYGVLPAANVPPPYALASISALQFDHYGHRFATAALDGTVCTWQLEVGGKSNVHPTDSSLCFSNHASDVAYVATSGSILAAAGCSTNGVNVVLWDTMAPPATCQASLFCHEGGARSISVFDNDIGTGSISPIIVTGGKSGDVGLHDLRYIATGKSRRNRHASEQDLKTMHDTNLGTFKHGENSNGMIWYIPKAHLV; from the exons ATgccggaggcgggcggcggcacgGCGAACCGTGGAGGCGGAGTCGATGAGCCCGAGGACATCATCGATATCCTCCCTCTCGAGCTCGTCCGATCCCAGCTGATCCCTCCCGCTCCAAACCGCCGCGGGTCGGCGATCGATTGGCTGCCGGAATTTGGTGGCGCCTCGTGGATCGCATACGGCGCCTCCTCTCTTCTCGTCATTTCCCACTTTCCTTCTCCTCTCTCCGACCACGAACGCCAACTCGGCCCATTCTTCCGGCAGGTGATCGAGCCGCCGCCTGGAGGTGAGCCCGCCGATTTGAGTGCGGTCTCTTGGTGCCCAGCGATACCGTCAGAGGGAGAGATCGCGGCGGCATTGGGAAATAGCATCTTCGTGTACTTGCCGGTCCCCGGCGGCGAATCAG GTTCCTTTTCTTGGAAGCAGACTGTGGGGTTTGTGGAGACATTTTCAATAGAGACAATTGGATGGACGGGGTCTGGTGATGGGCTAGTTGCTGCTGGTGCCGAAGTGGTCTTATGGAATAGGAAAAAGGGCTACTCTTGGGAAATGTCTTGGAAGTTGAAAGCAGAGGTGCCTCAAACTATTGTTTCTGCAACCCAGTTTGCTCAAGGGTCTGTGGCAACAGCTCCGCAAGCATTGATGCAGCATGACAAAGTTATATCCGGAGACCTTCATTCTTCAGTGTCAGACGAAACCAAGCATGTTCTAGTATATCATGATGATGGTAAATCGGGAATAACAAAAGTTCAGCTCTGTCATCCTCAACCTGTTTTGATGATTCAGTGGAGGCCATTTTCTGGGATGCAATTGCAAAAAGATGCTTTCCCTGCATGGAGGGACATGCTGTTGACTTGCTGCTTGGATGGAACAGTAAGATTGTGGAGTGAGATAGACAACGGTAGGCCTAGAAAATTCAATAAGGACATGCATGATCAGAAGCACATGAGGCGATTGTTCCATGTTGTTGCGGTGATTGAAATGAACCAGTCTTTGAAGGGAACACTTGGTAGAAACATATTTGTAAAATGGGCACTTGAACTTGGTGGTGTAATTGAAAAGGGTGAAGGAGATTGTTATTCTTTGTTATCATCTCATACTGAATGTGAGCAAATTGGCAAGTGTGAGTGGTTGATTGGTGTAGGGCCTAACTTCTCCATTACTTTCTGGGCCATTCATTGTCTTGATGATGTGTCCCCTACACGGTTTCCACGGGTGACGATGTGGAAGAAAGCAGATTTGATAGATCTTAAAGGGTCTAACTTTCTCCATTGTAATTTTTCAGAGACAATGGGCCAACCTATCCTAGTAAAAGTTGTTGCTTCAAGGTGTCGGCTTTTTGGTCCACCTTCTTCATGCTCTTTGCTTCAATTATTGCCTGATAATTCAATCAGCTGGTCACAATTGTATAGTTCATCAGAAAATACAGAGGATGGAATTTTAAGTAAGATAACAAAGGAGAGAAGTCTTTCATGCTTTGCTGGCAGTGCTCTCAGTGAGCATGGGCACACTGGGCGCATCATACAAATTGCAGTGCATCCATATAGTCGTGATATTGAACTTGCTGTTTCATTGGATTCCCATGGTTTACTTCTCTTCTGGTCCTTGTCTACTCTTTCAGAGAGCATCTTGGGTGTGCATACGCACATACATCCCATGTGGAAACTTATGGGTCATATAGATTTACCAGTTTCATCGCCTGATTGTAAATTTTCATGCTTGGTGTGGGCACCTTCAGTTTTGGAGGAGAACCGATTTCTTCTTGTgggacatgaagatggaattgatTGTTTCATGATTGAAGATTCCTTGAAAGGGGAAAGTATATTATCTCACAAAATTCTCACAATTCCATTTGGTGGTCAAACAAATGGAGCGAGTCCAGATCAAATGTTTGCAACACCTATTAGTTGCGGTGTTGGCCAATCATCTTGTTATAGTAGTTTCTCATTGCTTTGTGTATGGATTAGAAATTTTCAAACTTTATCATGGAAGGTCATCCTTCACATGTCCGGAACCAGTGGTATACTTTCCTCTGATGTCAAAGGACTTGCTATTTCGGAAGAAGGTAGATGCACAAGTTCTTCTGGTAAATTTTATTATGCCAATTCTTTTAGGCAGTCATCGAACTTACCTACTCCCCAGTGTTGTGGTGAAGTTACCAGTGTTGCTGTAGTTTCTCCAAGTAGTTGTTTACCATCCATCCAACAAGCATCTTCTAATGATTTTCCTAGTAGTTATTTTGGATACCATATGGCCACAGGATATTCTGATGGAACTTTGAGACTATGGAGGGTTTGCCATGTGCAATCAGAACATTCTGATACAGAATATGTCCCATGGGAGTTAGCGGGTACATTTACTGCACATGAAGGTCCAGTCAACGCAGTCTCTTTAGCTAGTTTTGGCAGTAAAGTTGCTACCACCAGCATCTGTGGCCCTAACAGTACATCCAGTCTTCATATCTGGGAATCTGTAAAGTTGACAGGTGGTGGTTCTTTTGTTTTAGAAGATGCAATATTCTTAAAAGGGACTGTTGTTGCTCTTAGTTGGTTAGCTTTAGGCAATGGTCAGACATTGCTTGGAATCTGTCTGCCAATGGAGTTGCGTATATATTCACAGAAAAGATCCTCTATTCACTCTTTTGTACATTCAGATAAGTCAAAGGAGATCCATAGTTGGTATTGTATTGCAATCACTAGTTCTTTGACCATTGTAAGAGACTTCTTTTGGGGACCGAAGATGACTGCTGTGCTTGTTCACGAGAAACATTTTTCTGTCTACAGTCAGTGGTTATTCAGATCAAATAGTCCGTGCTGTGATGATTCTGTTGCCTATGTTAATCGAATGCAAGAAAACTTGTTCTGTGCAAGTGATACTGATAGAAACATCTTCAAGACACAAGAACAATTGAAAACTGGGAGCAGTGGAAAGATTTTTCAGCAGGATTATGCTCCTGATACTAGAAATAGGTTATTTTCCATTCTAGAtatatcaaataaattggatGGAACTTTAGCACTGTATCATCCTGAGGCATTGATTCAATATATCTATTCAG GTAACTGGAAACGTGCAAAAGTTATTGTGAAACATTTTGTTAAATGTGTTAGTTGTAGTAAAACTTCATCTTCCATTATGAAGGGCAATCAATGTGGAAAATCTTCATATAATGTGCCTGAAGTTCACTTGTCTACATACTTTGAGGATAATAACTCTGTAAATTCATCCAGTGAAAGGTTATTTTGGGGTCAGGGTACTACTTCAGAAGAACCTACTTTGCATTTTCAAGGAAACAGTCTCCAGTTGCTAGACAGTAAACTAGAGGCTAACACTTTTGGGAGAATTTCAACTGctgatgaaaaatctgaaatCATGGATCTCATTGAAACTCTTGAGAAATCTGATGGAATTGCTGGTATGACAGATTTGGAGAAAACCCAAATACTTGTGATTCTTGATCTTCTGAATGAAATCAGTGATGCAAGAGCTACTTCAGCCTATAAAAGCCTTGATGAAGCCGGGCGTAG GTTCTGGGTTTCTGTGCGATTTCAACATCTATATTTCATTCGTAAGTTTGGAAAGATGGTTGCTGAAGAGCTTGTCATCAACTCTAGGTTGGCTGCATGGGCCTTCCTATCTGATTGTCAAGATGATCTGCTTAGTTCTGTTTTATCCACGGAGCCATCTTGGTTAGAAATGAGAAATTTGGGTATAGGGTTATGGTATACAAATGTGTCACAGCTGCGAACAAGG ATGGAGAAGCTGGCAAGATCGCAATATCTGAAAAACAAGAACCCTAAGGACTGTGCACTTTTGTATTTAGCACTCAACAGGCTTCAAGTTTTGTCTGGTCTTTTCAAAATTAGCAAAGATGAGAAAGACAAAGTTTTGTTTGGATTTCTTTCACGTAATTTCCAG GAAGAGAAGAACAAAGCTGCTGCTCTGAAGAATGCTTATGTTTTGATGGGAAGACATCAATTGGAGCTCGCAATAGCTTTTTTTCTGCTAGGTGGAGATCCTTCCTCTGCTGTCACTGTTTGTGCTAAGAACCTTGGGGATGAACAACTAGCTCTTGTTATTTGTCGGCTCATTGAAGGTTATGGTGGTCCATTGGAGAGGCAACTCATATTAAGCATCTTGCTTCCCAATGCATTAGAGAAAGGTGACTACTGGCTTTCCAGCCTACTTGAG TGGACATTGGGGAATTACTCACAATCAGTCAAGAGACTAGTTGATTTTCGGACAAAACATGTCAGCTGTAATTTAGTTGCTTTGCACAATCATGCTTTCTTATCTGATCCTGATATTGGTCGGTACTGCATGATACTTGCCACCCGAAATAGTTTCAGATGTTCTGTTGGTGAGAATGTCGCAGCAGCCTTTTCTAAGCTTGCAGCATTTTTGGCTGCAAGTGCCTTGAACAGATGTGGAATCCCT CTTGATGCACTTGAATGCTTGTCATCTTCTTTAAGCATTGAAGGTATGGACCACAAGAATATGTCAGGTGTTGAAAATCACGATCTTTTTCAAGGAATACTGAATCCATTCTCTAGTGATGCTTGCAACTGGCTACTAGAAAGTGTGGCCCATCAGTTGGAGCTGGATGTTAAACTAAATATGGCATTACGATACATATCAAGCTACTTGAGAAATCACCCAAGATGGCCATCCATTAACCTATCAAAATCCAGAAAAGCAATTAGCTCTGACTATGTTGCTTATCAAGATGAGGAGTTTCAGCAGCTGAAGCTTGATCTGGGCATGATAATATCAATGTTTGACAGGAAATTCTCACTGAGGCCAGTTGGCTTAGCTAACATG GTACTACTTTTTGCCGACAACAAGGGATTGATTTTTCTTGGTTACCAGCTCTTGTATGTCAATAATTCTCTAGAAGGTGAAGATAATCACCGTACTCTTGACATGGTTTTGGATCCTGCTTTGATCAGGCTTCTGTTTAAGGCCACCGAGGAGATCTTATGTTTTCTGGCTAGGTTTGTTGTGTCGATCAATTTTACTTATTCAATGCTGAATCCAGTTTGTGACAGTAACACGAAATCTAGAGAGTATAGTCATGATCAGCTACTTAGTGTGTTTTGTTTGCAGAACATGTTATACTTGATCAATATTTTCAGGCTAATCTTTAGTTGTCAGAAAAAAATTGTTCCAGAAGATCTCACTTTGTGGTCTTTGGTTTTTGATCTTCTTGAATTTTATGTAAACTTTGCTTCTGCATGCATTAGAAGAAATATTAAAGAACTGATTCTGATGATTCATCCTATTGTAAATGCATTTATCAATGATGAGGTCTCTTTTGAAGTTGCATATGGGAAACTGAGGGAACTTTCACGTCAGACTTCACTATTGGTTCATGATGCATCAAATGATGAGGCTGGATTCATTTCTGACTCTGGATTTCAACAAAAACATTCAGAAGTACGTGAGTCTTCAATTCCAGAAGATGAAAGGTGGCAAATATTAGGGGTTTGTTTATGGTTGCACATGTTGAACTTTACAAAGCTTGGACTAAGCAAGTTTCCAGCGAATGAAGAGTGTTTCGATGTTAGAAGTATAAAAAATGTGATCGATACATTTCCTTTTGCTAGTGCAAATTCACTAGTAAATGCACTCAGATATGTCTCCTCTTCTTTGGTAAAACTACTCGCTTCATTCCTTAAACAGAAAGCATTGAAAGGTTCACCAGTTAATAGTATTGTTTGGTTGGATGAATGTGCTCGCTCCCATCCGTGCTCATTACAGAATTGTCTAAATCAGGGACTTGATTCTTTGCAACTGCCTGACAATGAGCAGCAGCCATCTTTGAAGATATTGTGGGATGTTTCTGTCAGTCCTTCTGAAATATGTGCATATTTTGCTAAAGAAAAAGTTGGCTCTTTTCCCTGTAATCATCAGAATCAGTTTGCTTCCTGGAAAGATGTGCAGAGGAATATTTCCTCTGAGAATGAGAATGCTGATTCTTTGGACAATAGAGAGGGAGAAAAGATTGGTGGTAATGGTCTTTATAAAGAAACCAAATCAGGACATGATGGTACAGTTTTGGACAAGGATATTTTTCTTGAAACAAATAGGAAACACTTAGGTCCCAGGGGAGatgttactttcttcaacaacccAAAAGAAGTTATGAAGAGAAGTGGGGAGCTTTTTGAG GCTATATGCTTTAACTCCATCAATGAGAATGAAGTTGCACTTGCAAGCAACAAAAAG GGGCTCATTTTCTTCAACTTGGAAGATAAGGAACATTTCAGGCAACAAGCAGAGTATATCTGGTCAGTTTCTGATTGGCCACAAGATGGGTGGGCTGGTTGTGAATCTACACCTGTTCCTACATATGTTTCTCAGGGCATTGGCCTTGGGAACAAAAGAGGGGCACACCTTGGTTTGGGTGGTGCGACAATTGGCGTAGGCTCTTTGGCAAGACCAGGAAAAGACCTGACTGGTGGTGGAGCATTTGGAATACCAGGTTATGCTGGTATTGGAGCTGTAGGTTTAggatggggagaagaagaagattttGAGGAGTTTAGAGATCCTCCAGCTACAGTTGAAAACATTCACTCACGAGCATTATCACGTCATCCCTCGATGCCTTTCCTTTTAGTTGGATCTAGCAACACACATGTCTACCTCTGGGAG TTTGGGAAAGACAGAGCTACAGCAACCTATGGTGTGCTTCCTGCAGCTAATGTGCCACCTCCTTATGCACTTGCATCAATATCTGCGTTACAATTTGATCACTATGGGCACAGATTTGCTACTGCTGCATTAGATGGCACAGTATGCACATGGCAACTTGAGGTGGGAGGGAAGAGCAATGTACACCCCACAGATTCTTCCCTCTGCTTTAGCAATCATGCATC GGATGTTGCATACGTGGCCACTAGTGGGTCAATTCTTGCTGCTGCTGGGTGTAGCACAAATGGTGTCAATGTTGTTTTATGGGATACTATGGCCCCGCCTGCCACATGCCAAGCTTCTCTATTTTGTCATGAAG GTGGTGCCCGTTCTATATCAGTGTTCGACAATGATATTGGGACTGGTTCTATTTCACCCATAATAGTTACAGGAGGGAAAAGTGGTGATGTTGGGCTTCATGACTTACGATACATTGCAACTGGAAAGTCTAGACGGAATAGGCATGCCAGTGAGCAAGATCTCAAGACAATGCATGATACAAACTTGGGAACTTTCAAGCATGGTGAGAATTCAAATGGGATGATATGGTATATACCAAAGGCTCATCTAG TGTAA